Proteins found in one Flavobacteriales bacterium genomic segment:
- a CDS encoding GspE/PulE family protein produces the protein MTQTIDPNDLLKEVLPTALIQKLKILPFKQTGDTISCYSVQEKNDEHRKAEKILKKTFDLRVVDSSDFTPAFLHFFDRKGSDSQMQNKKIDFSNYAEYIPQLLSEAQQIGSSDIHIEIYKEHYRIRMRMNGRLYTRYKLTEDEYFPLVNKIKIESQLDIAERRLPQDGRIHFVNQQFDFDIRVSTLPTLYGEKIVLRLLVKNDAVVQLDKVGMDSEQLLVFRENISHHNGILLISGPTGSGKTTTLYATLKQLNEESSNILTIEDPIEYTLDGVNQVQLKKEIGLDFSTALRTFLRQDPDIIMVGEIRDVQTANMAIRAALTGHLVLSTIHTNSAQGTIGRLVDMGVPDYLLASTLRLSLAQRLVALLCTSCKEQIDFDASLYPRGFKPPSSVEHQFIAKGCSKCNYTGIERRKAIFELLEINEEVAYSIKHNQKIAVTYQTLSDKAFELFAQGLASFEEIFPHLLRH, from the coding sequence ATGACTCAAACCATTGACCCAAACGATTTATTAAAGGAAGTGCTTCCTACTGCTTTAATTCAGAAGCTAAAAATATTACCCTTTAAACAGACAGGGGATACCATTAGCTGTTATAGTGTTCAAGAAAAAAATGATGAACATAGAAAAGCTGAAAAAATTCTAAAAAAAACTTTTGATTTAAGAGTTGTAGACTCTTCAGATTTCACTCCCGCTTTTTTGCATTTTTTTGATAGAAAGGGCTCTGATAGCCAAATGCAAAATAAAAAAATTGATTTTTCTAATTACGCCGAATATATTCCCCAACTTCTGAGTGAAGCTCAACAAATAGGAAGTAGTGATATCCATATTGAAATTTATAAAGAGCATTATCGTATTCGAATGAGAATGAATGGTCGTTTATACACTCGTTATAAACTAACCGAAGACGAATATTTTCCATTAGTAAATAAAATTAAAATTGAATCTCAACTCGATATCGCTGAAAGACGATTACCACAAGATGGTCGAATTCATTTTGTAAACCAGCAATTTGATTTTGATATTCGAGTTTCAACACTACCTACACTCTATGGAGAAAAAATTGTTTTAAGGCTACTGGTAAAAAATGATGCTGTTGTACAACTTGATAAAGTTGGAATGGATTCAGAACAACTTTTGGTTTTTAGAGAAAATATTAGTCACCATAATGGAATTCTTCTCATTAGTGGACCTACTGGATCAGGAAAGACAACAACCCTTTATGCTACTTTAAAGCAACTTAATGAGGAATCGAGTAATATTCTTACTATTGAAGATCCTATAGAATATACCCTTGATGGGGTGAATCAAGTTCAACTTAAAAAAGAGATCGGACTGGATTTCTCAACCGCTCTTCGCACCTTCCTAAGGCAAGATCCTGACATTATTATGGTTGGGGAAATTCGAGATGTTCAAACAGCTAATATGGCTATCCGTGCAGCTTTAACGGGGCATTTAGTTCTTTCCACGATTCACACGAACTCAGCACAAGGAACTATTGGAAGATTGGTGGATATGGGAGTTCCTGATTATCTTTTAGCCAGTACGCTTCGCTTAAGTTTAGCACAGCGATTAGTGGCTCTTTTATGCACTTCCTGTAAAGAGCAGATTGATTTTGATGCGTCTTTATATCCAAGAGGTTTTAAGCCCCCATCTTCTGTGGAACATCAGTTTATAGCTAAAGGTTGTTCAAAATGTAATTATACAGGTATTGAAAGAAGAAAAGCTATTTTTGAGCTCTTAGAAATCAATGAAGAAGTGGCTTATAGCATCAAGCATAATCAAAAAATTGCTGTTACTTATCAAACTTTATCTGACAAAGCCTTTGAATTATTCGCTCAAGGTCTTGCTTCTTTTGAAGAAATTTTCCCACATTTGCTAAGACATTAG
- a CDS encoding prepilin-type N-terminal cleavage/methylation domain-containing protein, producing the protein MKQTENSTNIFKLKALSLLEVLITLVIIGILALIALPSLMPMITKAKSVEAQTQLAHLHKLQQVYRYTHSKYSTELKSIGFEQAKLTTQGGNANYLISIEKANTTQYVAKATAQVDFDGDGQFNVWVINHDNELKELVED; encoded by the coding sequence ATGAAACAAACGGAAAACTCTACCAATATTTTTAAATTAAAGGCCTTATCTCTTCTGGAAGTCCTTATTACTTTAGTAATTATAGGAATTTTGGCTTTAATTGCTCTTCCATCTTTAATGCCTATGATAACCAAAGCAAAATCTGTTGAAGCACAAACTCAATTAGCGCATCTTCATAAGCTTCAGCAAGTGTATCGCTATACACATTCTAAATATTCCACAGAATTAAAAAGCATTGGTTTTGAGCAAGCCAAATTAACCACTCAAGGAGGAAATGCAAACTATCTTATTAGTATCGAAAAAGCCAATACCACACAGTATGTTGCCAAAGCCACCGCTCAAGTAGACTTTGATGGAGATGGACAATTTAACGTTTGGGTAATTAATCATGATAACGAGCTCAAAGAACTAGTAGAAGATTAA
- a CDS encoding type II secretion system F family protein — MKSFNPQHIEQLNAKKPKTSDSSWGDWLNKDIRLSKKLSPKYLEEIYNQLTVLLKSGLDIHAGIQLILETSDKKKKYLIEVLDRVSGFMLEGKTLSDSFLETQAFHPFDYYSIKIGEESGRLSEVFEDLKKYYQSKIALKRLVISSLTYPAIVILFTSLVVMFLMVFLVPMFQDMFSRTGSELPMITQVVISISDFLAQNFLYLFSALILSVILIWRALRIPKIKSYWDHILLRLPIIGLLVRKTNLLRFIQLLLLMAKAHVPITKSLELIKKSSHFYPLKNTCQQLSQQLIKGQSLSEALTEDHFISKKIKTLIKVGEQGNKLEEVYESLILELEKEISHQNKLITSLLEPFIILFLGVVVALVLISMYLPLFNINAGMHL; from the coding sequence ATGAAATCATTTAACCCACAACATATTGAGCAACTCAATGCTAAAAAGCCAAAAACATCGGACTCATCTTGGGGTGATTGGTTGAATAAAGATATTCGATTAAGTAAAAAACTTTCACCTAAATATCTTGAAGAAATTTACAATCAATTAACTGTTTTATTAAAATCAGGCTTAGATATTCACGCAGGAATTCAACTAATTCTTGAAACCTCAGATAAAAAAAAGAAGTATTTGATCGAAGTTCTTGATCGAGTTTCAGGTTTTATGCTTGAAGGAAAAACGCTTTCAGATAGTTTTCTAGAAACTCAGGCATTTCACCCATTCGATTATTATTCTATCAAAATTGGTGAAGAAAGTGGTAGACTTTCAGAAGTTTTTGAAGATCTAAAAAAATACTACCAGAGTAAAATAGCATTAAAGAGATTGGTTATTTCTTCATTAACATATCCTGCTATCGTTATTCTTTTCACTTCTTTAGTTGTGATGTTTTTAATGGTTTTTTTAGTACCTATGTTTCAAGATATGTTTTCGAGAACAGGCTCAGAACTTCCAATGATTACTCAAGTGGTCATTTCTATTTCTGATTTTTTAGCACAGAACTTTCTATATCTTTTTTCGGCATTAATCTTGTCTGTCATCCTTATTTGGAGAGCTTTAAGAATCCCGAAAATAAAGAGCTATTGGGACCACATTCTATTAAGACTTCCCATCATAGGCTTATTAGTCAGAAAAACCAATCTTCTTAGATTTATTCAATTGCTTCTTCTAATGGCAAAAGCTCATGTTCCCATAACAAAAAGCCTTGAGTTAATTAAAAAAAGTAGCCATTTTTATCCTTTAAAAAATACTTGTCAGCAACTTTCTCAACAACTCATCAAGGGTCAATCACTCTCCGAAGCTTTAACTGAAGATCATTTTATCTCTAAAAAAATAAAAACATTAATAAAAGTTGGAGAACAAGGGAATAAACTTGAAGAAGTTTACGAAAGTTTAATTCTAGAGCTAGAAAAAGAAATCAGTCATCAAAATAAATTAATAACTTCGTTGTTAGAACCTTTTATCATCTTATTTCTAGGCGTGGTCGTTGCTTTAGTACTCATTTCAATGTACCTTCCTTTATTCAATATCAATGCTGGAATGCATTTATAA
- a CDS encoding YegP family protein, with the protein MRHPKFELYQTKEYRFRLTAKNGQTILASEGYVNKTGALNGIESVKKNAPNENRFDRLESSNGKYYFNLKATNGQIIGTSEMYETKQGRDNGIQSVMENAPIAEIQQL; encoded by the coding sequence ATGAGACATCCTAAATTTGAATTGTATCAAACTAAAGAATACCGTTTTAGACTTACTGCTAAGAATGGACAAACCATTTTAGCTAGTGAGGGATATGTAAATAAAACTGGAGCTTTAAATGGAATAGAATCTGTAAAGAAAAATGCTCCCAACGAAAATCGTTTTGATCGATTGGAATCTTCCAACGGAAAATATTATTTTAACCTTAAGGCTACTAATGGACAAATTATCGGTACTAGCGAAATGTACGAAACAAAACAGGGGAGAGATAATGGAATACAGTCTGTAATGGAAAATGCTCCAATTGCTGAGATTCAGCAGCTGTAA